Genomic window (Tardiphaga sp. vice304):
AATCTCGTCGAATTCCTGATAGAAGATGACGCGATAATCTCCCACCCGGAGCCGTGCACCATCTTGTCCTTTCAGCTTTTTCACGTCGCCTTGTCCGGTTCGCGCAAAAACCTCGAGCTTGGCCAGAATGCGCTCGCGCAACTGCTGGGGCAGCTTCATCCATTGCCGTCTCGCGGGCGGCTCAAAGACGACCGAAGGCATGGGCAGAAAAATCGCATTATGCGATATTTTTGTCAAGTCCTGCTGTTGCTATCCATCGCGTTCGCGGCCCCCGCTTACGCCGTGCAGCCCGACGAGATCCTCGCCAATCCCGCGCAGGAATCCCGCGCCCGCGAATTGTCGCGCGAGCTGCGCTGCATGGTGTGCCAGAACCAGTCGATCGACGATTCCGATGCGCCTTTGGCGCGCGACCTGCGCCTGCTGGTACGCGAGCGGATCACCGCCGGTGACAGCAACAGCCAGGTGATGGATTTCCTGGTCGCGCGCTACGGCGAGTTCGTGTTGCTGAAGCCGCGCTTCGAACTGCAGACGCTGTTGCTGTGGCTGCTGACCCCGGTGCTGCTGCTGGGTGGCGGCGTGGCGCTGTGGCGCAGCTACCGGCGCCGCCCCGTGGTCGAGACCGGCGCCGACGGTACGCCGCTGACGCTCACTGCCGACGAGGAAGCCCGCCTGGAGCGGGTGCTGGGCGGCGAGGCGGAAAAGCAGTCCTAGGTCGCACCACGCTCCCTGGATGCTGGATCTACGATCGCGGGCGCTGCAAGATCGTTGTTGTCCACGACCACGGTGGCATGGGTCTCCGGCGCGCATGTGCTCAAATAGATCCTTTGCCCTTCCACGTATCTACGATTGGAGGCGGCCAACGGATCCGGGGAGGTGCCGTCCCTGATCGCGTTGCGTGCAATTGAGACCGCAAAATCGACACGCAGGAAGATCGACGCGTCCCAACAGCGGCGTAACTCCGGCCGATGCAGAAAGATGCCGTCCAGTAACAGAATCGATCCAGGAGGAGCGTCCTGCGCGGCGAATGGGACGCCTGTGTCAGAGTGGAGATCGAACGCCGCGACGCAGTATCGGCCGCTGCCGCTGGGACCGAGCGGGGTCAGAAGATATTGCTTCAATAAAGTATAGTTATACGAATCCTCGAAAAATCCGATCGGGGACTGCCTGCCTTGCGCATAGCGAACCTCCTTCGGGTTGTGAAAGCGATCGACGGACGCCCTGATGACGGGCCTGTCTAGATCGCGCACGATATCGGCAAGCTCGTCTGCAAAGGTTGTCTTCCCTGCGCCGTCGACGCCGTCGATGGCGATCCGCGCTATCCTGTCCGGTGCGGCCTCTGCTGCCATGCTGGCGATCGCGGCGAGCAGGTCAATACGTTGCGGCATTCTGCGACCCTTGGGTGTGAAAAAAGCAGCCGTCATTCAACCGATAATCTCAGCCAAGCTGGGAAGAAAGCTCCTTGGCTGCGTGCTGTGCGCCTCTGGCGGACAAGCGAACGTACTCATGGCCGATGGTGTGAAGGATCGGCCATTCGGGCGCGCTCGCAGGCGAGGCAGCGGCTATCCTGTGCCATAAGGCGGCCGAACGCTGTCCCGGCCCGACCCCCAAGGCACGCTTTCCATGACGCCGCTGACGCTCACCGCCGACGAGGAAGCCCGCCTGGAGCGGGTGCTGGCCGGGTCGGGCGCCGACAAGCCCTGATCCCGCGCCGCGCGCCGGGGGCTGCCACCAATCTGATCCCCCTTCGCAGCCGCAATGTGCCATAAGGCGGCCCAAACCTTCTCCCGAATACCGCCAAGGCACGCCCCCATATGATCCGTCTCGACAATATCTCCAAGCAGAATGGCCATCAGATCCTGTTCATCGAGGCCTCCGCGGCACTACTGAAGGGCGAGAAGATCGGGCTGGTCGGCCCCAACGGCGCCGGCAAGACCACTTTGTTCCGCATGATTACCGGCCGCGAGCTGCCCGACGAGGGCCAGGTCGTGGTCGAGCGCAATGTCTCGATCGGCTATTTCAGCCAGGACGTCGGCGAGATGGAAGGCCGCAGCGCGGTCGCCGAGGTGATGAACGGCGTGGGCCCGGTCAGCGAGGTCGCCACCGAGCTGAAGGCGCTGGAAACGGCGATGGGCGATCCCGACAGGATCGACGAGATGGACGCCATCATCGAACGCTACGGCGAGGTGCAGGCGCGCTTCGAGGAGCTCGATGGCTATGCGCTGGAAGGCCGCGCCCGCGAAGTGTTGTCGGGTCTTTCGTTCAGCCAGGAGATGATGGACGGCGACGTCGGCAAATTGTCCGGCGGCTGGAAGATGCGTGTGGCGCTGGCGCAGATCCTGCTGCGGCGGCCCGACGTGATGCTGCTCGACGAGCCTTCCAACCATCTCGATCTCGAAAGCCTGATCTGGCTCGAACAGTTCCTGAAAGGTTATGAAGGCGCGCTCTTGATGACCTCGCATGACCGCGAGTTCATCAACCGCATCATCAACAAGGTGGTCGAGATCGACGGCGGCGGGCTGACCACCTATGGCGGCAACTACGAGTTCTACGAGCAGCAGCGCGCGCTGGCCGAAAAGCAGCAGCAGGCGCAGTTTGAGCGCCAGCAGGCGATGCTGGCGAAGGAGATCTCCTTCATCGAGCGCTTCAAGGCGCGCGCCTCCCATGCCGCCCAGGTGCAGAGCCGCGTCAAGAAGCTCGACAAGATCGAGCGCGTGGTGCCGCCGAAGCGACGGCAGGCGGTGTCGTTCGACTTCCTGCCGGCGCCGCGCTCTGGCGAGGACGTCGTCAGCCTGAAGAACGTCCACAAGGGCTATGGTAGCCGCACGATTTATGAAGGACTGGACTTCTCGATCCGCCGCCGCGAGCGCTGGGCGGTGATGGGGATCAACGGTGCCGGCAAGTCGACGCTGTTGAAGCTGGTGACCGGGACGACCGTGCCCGATGACGGCCAGGTGGCGCTCGGCGGCAGCGTCAAGATGGGCTATTTCGCGCAGCACGCCATGGAGCTGCTGGACGGCGAGCGCACCGTGTTCCAGTCGCTGGAAGATGCGTTTCCGCAGGCCGGGCAGGGCTCCTTGCGTGCGCTGGCCGGCTGCTTCGGCTTTTCCGGCGACGACGTCGAGAAGCGCTGCCGCGTATTGTCAGGCGGCGAGAAGGCGCGGCTTGTGATGGCGCTGATGCTGTTCGATCCGCCGAATTTTCTGGTGCTCGACGAGCCGACCAACCATCTCGATCTCGCCACCAAGGAAATGCTGATCACGGCGTTGTCGCAATATGAGGGCACCATGCTGTTCGTCTCGCATGACCGCCACTTCCTCGCCGCCCTCTCCAACCGCGTGCTGGAGCTGACGCCCGACGGCATCCACCAGTACGGCGGTGGGTATACGGAATATGTAGCTAGGAGCGGCCAGGAAGCACCGGGGCTGCGCAGCTAGTCTTGCGAGATCAGCCTGCGAAAATCTGCTTCCCGCACGGAAATCAGGAATTCCGGCGGGAGCGTCTGCGACCTCCCGCCGCACGCCTGCCGCGCTGCATTACCAAAGCTTAATGCCCTCGCCAGTGCGCGGTAAGGTGGCAAGTCCCATCTTCGGATCACACGGTGCCCTTGCCCCCCGCACCTTCTATCCGGAGATTTTCGATGACCGACCAGACGCCCGATTTCAACCAGATGCCTTCCTACAAGCCGGTCCGCCGCCCGCTGTTCGCTGCGCGAAAAATTGCGCTGATGGCCTCCGTGGTGGCCGGCCTCGGCGTTGCCGCCTATGGCCTGAGCCCGGCGCCGCACGACGTCTTTTCGACCGCAGCGCATGCGCAGGTCGACAAGCAGGTCAAGGCGCAGGCTGCGGCTCCGGTCGGCTTTGCCGACATCGTCGAGCGCGTCAAACCGTCGGTGATCTCGGTCAAGGTCAACATGAAGGAGAAGGTGTCGTCGCGCGAGGACGGCAATGGCGGCAATGAGGATTCGCCGTTCCAGCCGGGTTCGCCGATGGAGCGTTTCTTCAAGCGCTTCGGCCAGGACGGCATGCCGCCGGGTATGCGCGGCGCCCCGCGCGGCGGCGGCCGTGGCGGTGTCGTCAGCGGCCAGGGCTCCGGCTTCTTCGTCTCGGCGGACGGCTTTGCCGTGACCAACAACCATGTCGTCGACGGCGCCGACAAGGTCGAGGTCACCACCGATGGCGGCCAGACCTACACCGCCAAGGTGATCGGCACCGACCCGCGCACCGACCTCGCGCTGATCAAGGTCGAGGGCGGCAGCAACTTCCCGTTCGCCAAATTGTCGGAAACCAAGCCGCGGATCGGCGACTGGGTACTGGCGGTCGGCAATCCGTTCGGCCTCGGCGGCACCGTGACCTCCGGCATCGTCTCGGCCAGTGGTCGCGACATCGGCTCCGGCCCGTATGATGATTTCATCCAGATCGACGCCGCGGTGAACAAGGGCAATTCCGGCGGCCCCGCGTTCGACACCTCCGGCGAAGTGATGGGCGTCAACACGGCGATCTACTCGCCGTCCGGCGGCAGCGTCGGCATCGCGTTCTCGATTCCCGCCTCCACCGTGCAGACAGTGATCACCCAGCTCAAGGACAAGGGCAGCGTCAGCCGCGGCTGGATCGGCGTGCAGATCCAGCCGGTGACGCAGGACATCGCCGACAGCCTCGGCCTGAAGAAGGCCGAAGGCGCGCTGGTGGCGGAGCCGCAGGCCGATGGTCCGGCGGCGAAGGCCGGCATCCAGTCGGGTGACGTCATCACCGCGGTGAATGGCACCCCGGTCAAGGATGCCCGTGAACTCGCCCGCACCATCGGCGGCTTCGCGCCGGGCAATTCGGTCAAGATCAACGTGCTGCAGAAGGGCCAGGACAAGGTTCTGACCCTGACGCTGGGCCAGCTGCCGAACACGGTGGAAGCCAAGGCCGATCTCGACCAGGGCGATCGCGGCAACTCGTCCCGCGGCACCAATGAGCCGCGGCTCGGCCTGACGGTGGCCCCGTCGAGCAGTGTCGCCGGCGCCGGCCGCGATGGCGTCGTGGTGACCGAGGTCGATCCGAAGAGCCCCGCGGCGGAGCGTGGCTTCAAGGAAGGCGACGTCATTCTCGAAGTCGCCGGCAAGAATGTCACCAGCCCCGGTGACGTGCGCGAGGCGATCGTCGCCGCGCGTAACGACAACAAGAACAGCGTGCTGATCCGGGTTCGCTCCGGCGGTTCCTCGCGCTTCGTCGCGGTCCCGCTCGCCAAAGGCTGATCCGAATTAGGCATCACTAACGGAGAGTGCCGGACGCATGTCGCCCCCGCCGACGGCACTTTCCCAGGGAGCGGGCCACAAGCTCGTTCCCGTCCAACCCCTTCCGCGCGAAGCGCCCCCTTCGTGCGGAAGGCATCAGCGGGCGGTGAAGTTTCCCCCAGCTTCACCGCCTGTTTCCTTCCTCGTTTGCGGGACGACGCAAGAGGCATCCCGCCGCCTTGCATGAAAGCCCGGTGCGCGCCATGTTGACCGAGTTGTCCAAGACACCGCCTGACACCGCAACGGAATCCCCTCGCCAGATGCGATTGCTCATCATCGAAGACGACCGCGAATCCGCCGACTACCTGGTCAAGGCGTTTCGCGAGGTCGGCCACATCGCCGACCACGCCAGCGATGGCGACGAAGGCTTTGCGCTGGCCGACAGCGGTGACTACGACGTGCTGGTGGTCGATCGCATGCTGCCCAAGCGCGACGGGCTGTCGGTGATCGGCGGCTTGCGCGAGAAGGGCAATCACACCCCGGCGCTGATCCTGTCGGCGCTCGGCCAGGTCGATGACCGCATCAAGGGCCTGCGCGCCGGCGGCGATGACTACCTGCCGAAGCCCTATGCCTTTGCCGAGCTGCTGGCGCGCGTCGAGGTGCTGTCACGGCGCAATGGCGGCCCCACCGAAGAGACCAGCTACCGCGTCGGCGACCTCGAACTCGACCGCCTGTCGCATCGCGTCACCCGCGGCACCGAAGAACTGACGCTGCAGCCGCGCGAGTTCCGGTTGCTCGAATATCTGATGAAGCACGCCGGCCAGGTCGTGACCCGCACCATGCTGCTGGAGAACGTCTGGGACTATCATTTCGACCCGCAGACCAACGTCATCGACGTTCACATCTCGCGGCTGCGCAGCAAGATCGACAAGGGTTTTGAACGCCCGCTGCTGCACACCATCCGCGGCGCGGGCTATATGATCCGGGACGGCGTGAAGTAGGGCGTCGCCTGTATTGAAGCCGCGCTGGTCTGACGCGGCTATCTTGCCACCAAAGCCGTTCTAGCGCCGCATCTCGTCGCGGCGCATTGGCATGGCGTCTACCTTCCCGAACAATTCCGCGGCGCTGAACGGCTTTGTCGAGGATGCCGCCGTGTTGCCATCCTTGCCGACCAGCAAAACTTTAAACGCCTTGTCGTCTGCGCCGAGCTGAGCGCGAATTCCGCGCGCGCGCTCGTCGTCGCCGGCGGCTTCGATCAGCACGATCTGGCGCTCTGCCATGCCCTTTGCATTCTGCTCGAAGATGCGGCGCTGCGCGACCAGATTGCCGTCCTGGCGGCTCGGCGCCACCACCACCAGCACGCGATTCTTCCAGCGATAGCCGGCCAGCGGCGTGTCCCTGGCCTCCGCGGGCAGGGCCGCTCCCAGCGAAAGGCCCAGAACCAGGGCTGTGGTGACGCGCTTCATCGTGGATTCTCCTGAAAGCATTCAACCATTGGCGGCGATCGTGGTCTACGGCGCGGCGATGGCTGCCGACGAACGCGCAGGCTTCAGGCAAACGCCGGGCGTCAGGCCGCGTTCCCCTAATGCGTCATGCGCGGCGTGTTGAGCGAGATCAATCGGCATGACCGCTAGCGTGCTTATGATTGTGCAGGGCAGCAGA
Coding sequences:
- a CDS encoding type II toxin-antitoxin system RelE/ParE family toxin, with amino-acid sequence MKLPQQLRERILAKLEVFARTGQGDVKKLKGQDGARLRVGDYRVIFYQEFDEIVVIAVGHRREIYD
- a CDS encoding cytochrome c-type biogenesis protein → MRYFCQVLLLLSIAFAAPAYAVQPDEILANPAQESRARELSRELRCMVCQNQSIDDSDAPLARDLRLLVRERITAGDSNSQVMDFLVARYGEFVLLKPRFELQTLLLWLLTPVLLLGGGVALWRSYRRRPVVETGADGTPLTLTADEEARLERVLGGEAEKQS
- a CDS encoding uridine kinase, encoding MPQRIDLLAAIASMAAEAAPDRIARIAIDGVDGAGKTTFADELADIVRDLDRPVIRASVDRFHNPKEVRYAQGRQSPIGFFEDSYNYTLLKQYLLTPLGPSGSGRYCVAAFDLHSDTGVPFAAQDAPPGSILLLDGIFLHRPELRRCWDASIFLRVDFAVSIARNAIRDGTSPDPLAASNRRYVEGQRIYLSTCAPETHATVVVDNNDLAAPAIVDPASRERGAT
- a CDS encoding ABC-F family ATP-binding cassette domain-containing protein, with protein sequence MIRLDNISKQNGHQILFIEASAALLKGEKIGLVGPNGAGKTTLFRMITGRELPDEGQVVVERNVSIGYFSQDVGEMEGRSAVAEVMNGVGPVSEVATELKALETAMGDPDRIDEMDAIIERYGEVQARFEELDGYALEGRAREVLSGLSFSQEMMDGDVGKLSGGWKMRVALAQILLRRPDVMLLDEPSNHLDLESLIWLEQFLKGYEGALLMTSHDREFINRIINKVVEIDGGGLTTYGGNYEFYEQQRALAEKQQQAQFERQQAMLAKEISFIERFKARASHAAQVQSRVKKLDKIERVVPPKRRQAVSFDFLPAPRSGEDVVSLKNVHKGYGSRTIYEGLDFSIRRRERWAVMGINGAGKSTLLKLVTGTTVPDDGQVALGGSVKMGYFAQHAMELLDGERTVFQSLEDAFPQAGQGSLRALAGCFGFSGDDVEKRCRVLSGGEKARLVMALMLFDPPNFLVLDEPTNHLDLATKEMLITALSQYEGTMLFVSHDRHFLAALSNRVLELTPDGIHQYGGGYTEYVARSGQEAPGLRS
- a CDS encoding Do family serine endopeptidase; the encoded protein is MTDQTPDFNQMPSYKPVRRPLFAARKIALMASVVAGLGVAAYGLSPAPHDVFSTAAHAQVDKQVKAQAAAPVGFADIVERVKPSVISVKVNMKEKVSSREDGNGGNEDSPFQPGSPMERFFKRFGQDGMPPGMRGAPRGGGRGGVVSGQGSGFFVSADGFAVTNNHVVDGADKVEVTTDGGQTYTAKVIGTDPRTDLALIKVEGGSNFPFAKLSETKPRIGDWVLAVGNPFGLGGTVTSGIVSASGRDIGSGPYDDFIQIDAAVNKGNSGGPAFDTSGEVMGVNTAIYSPSGGSVGIAFSIPASTVQTVITQLKDKGSVSRGWIGVQIQPVTQDIADSLGLKKAEGALVAEPQADGPAAKAGIQSGDVITAVNGTPVKDARELARTIGGFAPGNSVKINVLQKGQDKVLTLTLGQLPNTVEAKADLDQGDRGNSSRGTNEPRLGLTVAPSSSVAGAGRDGVVVTEVDPKSPAAERGFKEGDVILEVAGKNVTSPGDVREAIVAARNDNKNSVLIRVRSGGSSRFVAVPLAKG
- a CDS encoding response regulator transcription factor; amino-acid sequence: MRLLIIEDDRESADYLVKAFREVGHIADHASDGDEGFALADSGDYDVLVVDRMLPKRDGLSVIGGLREKGNHTPALILSALGQVDDRIKGLRAGGDDYLPKPYAFAELLARVEVLSRRNGGPTEETSYRVGDLELDRLSHRVTRGTEELTLQPREFRLLEYLMKHAGQVVTRTMLLENVWDYHFDPQTNVIDVHISRLRSKIDKGFERPLLHTIRGAGYMIRDGVK
- a CDS encoding DUF4174 domain-containing protein, whose amino-acid sequence is MKRVTTALVLGLSLGAALPAEARDTPLAGYRWKNRVLVVVAPSRQDGNLVAQRRIFEQNAKGMAERQIVLIEAAGDDERARGIRAQLGADDKAFKVLLVGKDGNTAASSTKPFSAAELFGKVDAMPMRRDEMRR